One Natrinema longum genomic window, TCGGCGTCGACGGTCCCGTCGTCGGTGTCGACCGAGACGGGGGTGTCGGTACCGTCGTCACCGTCGGGCGTCACCGACGTGACCTCGACTCCCGGTTCGATCGCCCCGCCGGCCTCGCGAACCCGGTCGGCGAGTTGGGACGGGATCGCTTCCATCCCGGCCGTCGGAACGGCGATCCCGCCCGCCGCGAGGGTCCGGAACGTGTACTCGAAGACGTGCCTGGACGTCGACAGCGACCGGTCGAGCGTGATCCCGCCGTAGAACGGAGCGATAAAGCCACGGATGAATCCCGCCGAAAAGCCACGTTCGCGGAGGAAGTCGTCGATCCGTTCGTCGTCGCCGGCGAAGATCTCCGTCGGATCGGTTCGCCGAAGGTCCCACCACAACCGGGCGACTCGAAGCGCGTCCCCGAACGAAACCGACGGACTCGACAACGTCGACGGAATCGTCCCCGGCTCGCGAAGCGGATCCGCGAGCGTCGACCGGCCGTTCGGGCCGGCGAGGGTGGCACCGGGGGCGAACCGGCGTAACTCGAGGGCCTCGAGGTCGAGTTCACGCTTGACCGCGGGATAGGCCGTAAAGAGGACCTGGAAGCCGCGATCGAACAGATAGCCGTCGCGCTCGAGGGTTCGGACGCGGCCACCGACCGTCTGCTCCCGTTCGAACACCGTCACGTCAGTGCCGCCGGCGGCGAGGTGACGCGCGGCGACCAGTCCGGCCAACCCGCCACCAGCGACGACGACCTGCGGAGTCGATCGCATAGTGGAACGTCGGTCGGTGACCTATAAAGGAACTGTCCTAACTGTGCAGGGAAGCAGTCTTGCCCGATAGTGTCTGGTAGGAGTTATTATAATGTTAATGTGATTTGTCGTCCTCAGTACGATGCAGTTGGCCAACCGAACCTGTGTAGAGCGCGATTTGACCGGCATCAACCGGCGAGATTCCGCCCTCGCCTTCCGCCTTCACAACTCGTTTATAATGGGCATTAGAATAGATCTCTCGGAACGTTACATAGAAATGATCGTTGCCGTCACCGTCACTGCACTCGGTGTCTTCGCCGTCGGGCTCATCACGCAACTGTTTGGCTACCGGACCGGTGGGACGATCGCAATTCCGGTTCTCGCCGTGTATACGCTAAAAAACGCGCTGATGTTGCCGATTTTCCTCATCAGTACGCTCATCGCGTATATCGGTCTCTACGTCGTCAAACACCGCACCCTCATCTATGGCCGCGACGAACTCCTCGTGGCGATGGCGATCGGCAGTGGCGTCCCCCTCGTGTTGTTGCTCGCTGTCTGGCATTTCCTCCCGGAATCGCTCCGAAGCGTGGTCTTCATCGGGAGCATCCTTCCGGGACTGGCGGCGTACAATTACCACCAGATCAAGCCACAGTACCGCAGCCGCGATCTACTGACGACGGCGGCTTTGCTCGTCGTTCTCGTCGCGACCGGGTGGATCCTGGTCGCCCCATCGCTCGCGGAGACGCTCGGTACCCTCACCCCGCCAGTTCTCTACAGTCCGACGGCCGACGTGGCCGTCCTGAAAGGCGCGGTCGTGGTCGAGGAGTTGGACCCGACGATTCTCGCACGCCCGGTCGCAATCGTCGTGTTTCTGATCGGTGTTGTGCTCGCGGAACGCGTTCGGAGCCGGTACGGCGTCCGGACGGGCCTCGTTGCGATGGCGCTACTCTCGCTGTATGCACTCGCCAACACGTGGTTGCTCGTGTTGTATCTCGCCGTTCTGGTCGTCGCGTATCTCGGACTGAAAACCGTCCACTACGTCACACTGTTGTACGGGCGCGTTCTGATCTCCGTAGCGACCGGTACGGCGCTGATCGCCGTCGTCCCGCTTGCACTTTCGCTCCCGATCACTCGCGGGCTATCAGCCTACTTCGTCGCTATCCTGGCCGGCGTAAACGCCTACAGTTGGCACGTCACCGCGCCCGCACAGCGGGCGCTATTCGTCCCGTTACAGATCGGATCGTTCCTCCTGTTGCTCGCCACGACACAACTCATCGGCCTGGCTCGTCCGACGTTGATTCCACAGGTGTTCGAGATTCCTGCCATCGTCGCGATGCTCGTCGGCGTCGTCGCGTGTGTGGTCTTCGTCGAGTGGCGGACCGTCGACCGTCCGGACCAAGAGGCCGTGTTCGAGGCGTCGATCCTTTCGGGAGGTGGTGACGCGTGATCGACCAGAGACACTTCGAAGTCATCGCAACGCCCGAGGGGTGGATCTGGGAGTTCTACGACGGAGATGTCCCACTCGCAGTCGCCCCAGCCCCATACGAGACGTCACAGGACGCACGGAACGCGGTCGATGCGGTTCGAGATGCCGTCGCCGAAGTCCAACAGCTCGACGCGTTCGAGTTCACCGTCGACCCGACCGATCACGCACGCTCTCGGATTCACATCCGGGGGGAGGAACGCAGCGGCATCTTCGAGTGGGCACTCGAGCAAGGAGAGGAGACGCTCGCGGTTCCGAGCTACACCTATACGACACGGGACAGCGTAGTCGACGCAGCACGGCGGTTCCGCGAGCTCGCAGTCGGGGCGATGTCCGTCTACCTGACCGGAGCGAAAGACGAATCGGTCTCGTATGAGCCGTTCAGCGTTGGGCGTGGTACCCTTCGAAACCGGCTGTGGTCGCTTCTCACGCGAGGACGGCGTCATCGAACGTTCATCGAGGACACCGATATTCGGATCGTCGTGTCCGGCATCCGTGGCAAGTCATCGACGGTCAAGCGGCTCGACGACGTGTTCAATCGGCGTGGCTACGACGTGCTGACGAAAATCACGGGGAATCAGCCGGCGCTCATCCGAAACGGCGACGTCATCCCGATCGATCGACCGGGGCCGTATACCACGCTCTACGAAAACATCAACGTGCTTCGGGAGTTCAGTCCGATTCTCGAGTCGTATACGCCCGAGAACGTGGCCATCTTCGAGAACCAGGGGATCACCGAATACACGACGCGGCTGTTCAATCAGCGGTTCGTCAAACCCCACGTCGTCGTGATCGCGAACATCCGCCAGGATCATCAGGATACGCTCGGGAAGAGCCGACGTGACATCGCACGTGCGTTCGCTCGGACGATCCCTCCGGGCACGGATGTCGTGAGCGGGGAACTCCATCCCGTGTTGCACGAGTATCTGTCCGCGGAGATCACACGGGCAGGCGGAACGCTCACACAGGTCACGATTCCGGACGACCAGCGCGGGCGGATCGGTGCCGAAACGGTCTACGCGGTCAACGACGTCTTGCGTCTGCTGGATCTGGAGCCGGTCCCCGAGGAACAGCTCAACGGGTATCTCGATGCGATCCAGCCCGAGTGGGTTCGTCTCCCCGGCGGGCAAGTGTTCAACGGAGCGGAGATCAACGACATCGAAAGTACGGAGGCGATCCGTCGGTCACTCGCCGGGGAGAACTACGTTCTCCCGTTCGTCTACCTCCGGGCCGATCGGCGGAGTCGAACCGCCTCGTTTGCGGACTACCTGAATACGCTCGCAGACCGGGACCTGATCCAGCGGGCACGGGCCGGTGGGGCGTTCACGGACGTCTTCGCGGCGAACGTCGACGTTCCCGTGACGACTCACGATCGGGACGAAAACGCAGGTTCGGTGCTGGACGAGATGCTGGCTGGGGAGTACCCGGTCATGCTGATGGGAAATACGGTCGACGCGTTCATGCGAGACATGGATGCAGAGATTTCCGAGCGTGCCCAACAGGTCGCTATCGGCGACGCGGACTGAGTCGTTCGGCTACCGATTGGAGACCGTCACGGGGTCGCCGGTGGGAAAACGATCTCTCTCGGAGGCGAGGGGTGGTGCCCCGACCGTTTGCCGTGGCCGGTACGGTTTTGCTCGTCGCGACGGCGTTGCTGGTATGGGACACGCAGACACGACCGATCCGGAGCACGAACCCGACGGCCCGACCCTACAGCCCGTCTTCGAGAACCGCGTCCGGTTTGCCGAGACCGACCAGCAGGGGATCGTCTTCTACGGCGAGTACTTCACCTTTCAGGACGAGGCGATCTCCGCGTTCTTCCGGGAAGTCGACTACAGTTACGGACGGATGCACGAGCGCGGCTGGCAGACACACGTGGTCAACGCCGAACTGAACTACCGTGCCGGTGCGGAGTTCGGTGACACCATCGTCAACGAACTGGCGGTCACCGAGATGGGAACGTCGAGTTTTACCTCCGACTACCGCGCGCGACGGAAATCCGACGGCGAACCCCTCGTCGAGGGCTCGGTCACCCACGTCGCCGTCGACCTCGAGACCGAGGAGCCGATCGCCATCCCGGACGAGTTCCGGGACGCGGTCGCGGCGTTCCAGGGCGGTCTCGAGTCGAGCGACTGAGACGGGTTACTGTCCCGATGTCCCGGTGGGACCGCAGGGCGGTCGCGGTCTCACCGGCACTGACGGACAGGAGACCGTATGAGGAGTGGGGCGCACCCCATCGAAAAAAGCTCGAGCGGCGGGGTACCTCAGTGGACCCCGACGTACGCTTCGCGAACGTACTCGTTGCCGTGGAACTCCTCGGACGTGCCCGCCAGTTCGATCTCGCCGGTTTCGATCAGCGAGAGCCGTTCGGCGTGGCGCAACGCGAACGTCGAGTTCTGTTCGGCGAGCAGGATCGTCAGCCCCTGATCCGAGAGTCGCTCGAGCGCGTCGCTGATGTCCTGGATGATGACCGGGGCGAGCCCGAGCGTCGGTTCGTCGAGCATCAACACGTCGGGATCGCTCATGAGCGCGCGGCCGACGGCGAGCATCTGCTGTTCGCCGCCGCTCATGGTCTCGGCCTCCTGTTCGCGGCGTTCGTCGAGCCGCGGGAACAGCTCGTAGACCATGTCGAGATCGTCCTGAACCGCGCCACGATCGTCGCGGAACTGGGCACCCATCAGCAGGTTCTCGTGGACCGAGAAGAACGGGAACAGGTCCCGATCCTCGGTGCAGTAGATCAGGCCGTCCCTGACGATCTGCTGTGGGTTCACGGTCGCGAGGTCCGTTCCGTCGTAGCGGATCGCCCCCTCGTAGTCGACGAAGCCGGCGATGGCGTTGAGCATGGTCGTCTTCCCGGCCCCGTTGGGCCCGATGACGCCGTAGATCTCGCCCTCGTCGATCGACAGCGAGACGCCTTTCAGTGCGTGTGACTTGCCGTAGTAGACGTTGAGGTCTTCGACCTCGAGTATCGGATCGGTCATTACAGTCCCTCCCCAGCGAGGTATGCCTCCTGGACGTGTTCGTTCTCGGCGATTTCCTCGGGCGTTCCCTCCGCGAGGAAGTCGCCGTTGTTGAGGACGACGATTCGATCCACGAGTTCCATCAGCCCGCCCATGTTGTGGTCGACGACGATCATCGTCATCCCTTCGTCACGGAACTGCTCGATCTGATCGGCCAACTCCGTGATTTCGGCCTGATTCATCCCCGCGAAGGGCTCGTCGAGTAGCATGAGCTCGGGTTCGGTCGCCAGCGATTTGGCGATCTCGAGCCGGCGGACGTCCGCGTGGGGCAGTTCGTCCGGCATCTCGTGAAGTTTGTCCTCGATATCGATGCGGGCGGCGTACTCGTAGATCTCCTCGTCGGTCGCGCCGCCGTAGAACGAGGTGAGCTTGTTCGGGAGCGTGAACAGCTTGATGTTGCCCGCAACCGGCATCTCCTGAATCGGGTTCGACTCCTGTGAGACCCGCGAGAGCCCCTTGTTGACGACTTCGTGGGTCGCATCGTCGGTGATGTCGCTCCCGTCGAATCGGATCGAGCCCTCGGTGACATCGTAGCGGCCCATGATACAGTTGAAGACTGTCGACTTCCCCGAGCCGTTCGGTCCGATCAGGCCGACGATTTCGCCCTCGTCGGCTTCGAACGAGAAGTCGTCGACGGCGACCAGGCCGCCGAACTTCTTCGTGAGGCCGTCGACCTCGAGCAGGCTCATCGGCGATCACCTCCGAATCGATCGAGGCCGTGCCAGAGTTTCCGGAACAGTCCGTCGCGGACGAACACGAGCACGACCAAGACGAGTCCCCAGAAGACCGTCCATCGAATCGGGGACGGAAAGCCCGCGATCTCGGTGAGGACGTAATCCCGGAGTACGACGAGGAAGAAGGCCCCGCCGAGAGGCCCGAGGATCGAACTCATCCCGCCGAGGACGGCGATCGCGATCATTTCGATACTCCGGTCGACGACGATGAACGTCGTCGGGTCGACGCCGCCGCCGAAGTGAACCAGCAACACGCCGCCGATCCCCATCGGGATCGAACTCAGTGCGAACGAAAAGATCTTGAATTTCGTCGCATTGATCCCGGCAGCGTTGACTGCGGCTTCGTTTTCGCGGATCGACATGAGGATCAGTCCGATGTTCGAGCGAGCGATCAGCGTCAACACGATCGCGATCAGGAACATCGGGATGATCATGTAGTAGTACCGGGCGAACGGATCGTACGTGAAGACCTCCACCGACTGGATTCCCGTTTCTCCGCCGGTGTATTGGCTGAAGGAGGGGATCAATCGATAGAAGATCAACACGGACACGAACGTAATCAACGAGAAGTACGGTCCCGTCAGCCGAAGCGACGGCAGGGCGACGAGCAGCCCGACCACGAGTGCGGCGAGGATCGACACCGGAATCGTGATCATCATCGACAGCTCCGGGTTCACGTTGTGAATGAGCATCGCGGTCGTGTATCCCGCGGCACCCGAGAGGACGGAGTGACCGAAGCTGATGTAGCCGGTGTAGCCGCTCTGGATGT contains:
- a CDS encoding poly-gamma-glutamate biosynthesis protein PgsC/CapC — its product is MIVAVTVTALGVFAVGLITQLFGYRTGGTIAIPVLAVYTLKNALMLPIFLISTLIAYIGLYVVKHRTLIYGRDELLVAMAIGSGVPLVLLLAVWHFLPESLRSVVFIGSILPGLAAYNYHQIKPQYRSRDLLTTAALLVVLVATGWILVAPSLAETLGTLTPPVLYSPTADVAVLKGAVVVEELDPTILARPVAIVVFLIGVVLAERVRSRYGVRTGLVAMALLSLYALANTWLLVLYLAVLVVAYLGLKTVHYVTLLYGRVLISVATGTALIAVVPLALSLPITRGLSAYFVAILAGVNAYSWHVTAPAQRALFVPLQIGSFLLLLATTQLIGLARPTLIPQVFEIPAIVAMLVGVVACVVFVEWRTVDRPDQEAVFEASILSGGGDA
- a CDS encoding ABC transporter ATP-binding protein; the encoded protein is MTDPILEVEDLNVYYGKSHALKGVSLSIDEGEIYGVIGPNGAGKTTMLNAIAGFVDYEGAIRYDGTDLATVNPQQIVRDGLIYCTEDRDLFPFFSVHENLLMGAQFRDDRGAVQDDLDMVYELFPRLDERREQEAETMSGGEQQMLAVGRALMSDPDVLMLDEPTLGLAPVIIQDISDALERLSDQGLTILLAEQNSTFALRHAERLSLIETGEIELAGTSEEFHGNEYVREAYVGVH
- a CDS encoding acyl-CoA thioesterase, with amino-acid sequence MGHADTTDPEHEPDGPTLQPVFENRVRFAETDQQGIVFYGEYFTFQDEAISAFFREVDYSYGRMHERGWQTHVVNAELNYRAGAEFGDTIVNELAVTEMGTSSFTSDYRARRKSDGEPLVEGSVTHVAVDLETEEPIAIPDEFRDAVAAFQGGLESSD
- a CDS encoding ABC transporter ATP-binding protein, encoding MSLLEVDGLTKKFGGLVAVDDFSFEADEGEIVGLIGPNGSGKSTVFNCIMGRYDVTEGSIRFDGSDITDDATHEVVNKGLSRVSQESNPIQEMPVAGNIKLFTLPNKLTSFYGGATDEEIYEYAARIDIEDKLHEMPDELPHADVRRLEIAKSLATEPELMLLDEPFAGMNQAEITELADQIEQFRDEGMTMIVVDHNMGGLMELVDRIVVLNNGDFLAEGTPEEIAENEHVQEAYLAGEGL
- a CDS encoding branched-chain amino acid ABC transporter permease; its protein translation is MSSATDRLSTATGRIDQSLQPLADVYNRLFGDYFGEMNGLQFVLIFGTAAALLTAPFWGNFGLVRAMTVAAIWAIFAMSWDIQSGYTGYISFGHSVLSGAAGYTTAMLIHNVNPELSMMITIPVSILAALVVGLLVALPSLRLTGPYFSLITFVSVLIFYRLIPSFSQYTGGETGIQSVEVFTYDPFARYYYMIIPMFLIAIVLTLIARSNIGLILMSIRENEAAVNAAGINATKFKIFSFALSSIPMGIGGVLLVHFGGGVDPTTFIVVDRSIEMIAIAVLGGMSSILGPLGGAFFLVVLRDYVLTEIAGFPSPIRWTVFWGLVLVVLVFVRDGLFRKLWHGLDRFGGDRR
- a CDS encoding NAD(P)/FAD-dependent oxidoreductase — translated: MRSTPQVVVAGGGLAGLVAARHLAAGGTDVTVFEREQTVGGRVRTLERDGYLFDRGFQVLFTAYPAVKRELDLEALELRRFAPGATLAGPNGRSTLADPLREPGTIPSTLSSPSVSFGDALRVARLWWDLRRTDPTEIFAGDDERIDDFLRERGFSAGFIRGFIAPFYGGITLDRSLSTSRHVFEYTFRTLAAGGIAVPTAGMEAIPSQLADRVREAGGAIEPGVEVTSVTPDGDDGTDTPVSVDTDDGTVDADAVVVATDPPTARDLTGVSTIPVDARGCVTQYYALPADADLETGRRLLLNGRDRGPNHVVPHSVVAPEYAPAGTTLISATYLGEREESDAELAARTRRSLESWYPDRRFDDLEALHTERVPFAQFEQPPGIHDRLPDPRDPAGPVYLAGDYTQWSSIQGAMESGQEAAKAAIEDLSR